Proteins from a genomic interval of Callospermophilus lateralis isolate mCalLat2 chromosome 1, mCalLat2.hap1, whole genome shotgun sequence:
- the Ydjc gene encoding LOW QUALITY PROTEIN: carbohydrate deacetylase (The sequence of the model RefSeq protein was modified relative to this genomic sequence to represent the inferred CDS: inserted 1 base in 1 codon): MAGPRVRLVVTADDFGYCPRRDEGIVEAFLAGTVTSVSLLVNGATAESAAELARRHSIPTGLHANLSEGRPVGPARLGASSLLSREGFFLGKMGFREAVAAGDVALPQVREELEAQLSRFRELLGRDPTHVDGHQHVHVLPGVCQVFAESLQAFGVRFTRLPLERGVSGCAWLEDPARAFACTVERDARAAMGPFSRHGLWWTDAFVGLSTCGRHMSAHRVLGALARALEGIPAGHALTAELMAHPGYPSVPPAGGCGEGPDAFSCSWERLHELRVLTAPTLRAQLAQDGVQLCALDDLDSKRPRESXCKATLDPFLEPFPTITPTVSPSLMPLIGVEERGQNNLWHSLEPWPGQEPTSHSETLPALCPGPHGSE; the protein is encoded by the exons ATGGCTGGTCCGCGCGTGCGGCTGGTGGTCACCGCAGATGACTTCGGTTACTGTCCGCGGCGCGATGAGGGCATCGTGGAGGCCTTCCTGGCAGGGACTGTGACCAGTGTGTCCCTGCTGGTTAACGGCGCGACCGCGGAGAGCGCGGCGGAGCTGGCCCGCAG GCACAGCATCCCCACAGGCCTCCACGCCAACCTGTCCGAAGGTCGACCTGTAGGCCCAGCCCGCCTAGGCGCCTCGTCGCTGCTAAGCCGCGAAGGCTTCTTTCTGGGCAAGATGGGATTCCGGGAGGCGGTAGCTGCCGGAGACGTGGCTTTGCCTCAG GTGCGGGAGGAGCTAGAGGCCCAATTAAGCCGCTTCCGGGAATTGCTGGGCAGGGACCCTACGCATGTGGACGGACATCAGCATGTGCACGTACTCCCAG GTGTGTGTCAGGTGTTTGCCGAGTCGCTGCAGGCTTTTGGGGTGCGCTTCACACGACTGCCGCTAGAACGTGGTGTGAGCGGCTGCGCGTGGCTGGAAGACCCAGCCCGTGCCTTCGCCTGCACAGTGGAGCGCGATGCCAGGGCAGCTATGGGTCCTTTCTCCCGTCATGGCCTATG GTGGACGGATGCTTTCGTGGGCCTGAGCACTTGCGGCCGACACATGTCTGCTCACCGTGTACTGGGGGCGCTGGCGAGAGCCTTGGAAGGTATCCCTGCAGGCCATGCCCTGACAGCAGAGCTGATGGCACACCCTGGTTACCCCAGTGTGCCTCCAGCCGGGGGCTGCGGTGAGGGCCCTGATGCTTTCTCCTGCTCTTGGGAGAGGCTGCATGAGCTGCGGGTCCTCACAGCGCCCACTCTGCGGGCCCAGCTTGCCCAAGATGGCGTGCAGCTCTGCGCCCTTGACGACCTGGATTCCAAGAGGCCCCGGGAGT TCTGCAAGGCCACTCTGGACCCCTTCTTGGAGCCCTTCCCCACCATAACTCCGACAGTGAGCCCATCGCTAATGCCCCTTATAGGTGTGGAGGAAAGGGGCCAGAATAACCTCTGGCACAGCCTGGAACCATGGCCTGGGCAGGAACCCACTTCCCacagtgagacactgcctgctttgtgCCCAGGTCCTCATGGTTCAGAGTAA
- the Ccdc116 gene encoding coiled-coil domain-containing protein 116 produces the protein MASCRHHSGYLADDEAGHSTYMTRPPKKPLLPEMGSASKLGRMPHPPSMDGNSAYRGHRQTAKGPQAFGSFLDFLTEGQVLDSLQTVVEEATERMAAMKTEAGVPLVEVQDPIEVPSGRRPRVRPSFSTVHRHRAQPSLCTGRPNNYPSCSSSMSDSHSSLTAGCLGSHSWNSDLGAQGLGSVPPMRDKLLLEKNLKRLRRLEKKGKGLSQPSSKRDSLLWDSLGSQASSQRTREQPLSWFSGLLGSRPGTPEASEMGPGERELFFLKREFNKEMKSLLSQPASFDLPGYCSVRQPHCTLDFLAKHHLFPALQTVVSQAVDKLSCARRPDGCPLFPVNCDPNPALSFNLLPQDSRMVTPTRRREHYDSFLSRASSSKITPRKTKGKRGSPPVSNAQVATKLRLKSPSVKFTKKKSLPSISSKSSMSHLSNPWYEELINFLVEQAVSLLICKYKFENNLNKQLGFISFPITETLMDLFLGFKKVKGSHIRLSSKIDWRCLLHKLEEDHLLHQASRQASRLGAHHPSSISQVGASQVSASHASTSHHRVPHFGPSWRSTVPLTPQSTMHPEPVTDRTKAQAQAQTHSQAQAQTHSQAQTHSQAQAQAYSQTRAQAHSQAQAQAQAIQPGPSLNIELPILQLHSTQEPTTEEGKIPTSLSEPKLSVSSTTSMGFSPPESKEMVNVEDIDGSDKDKDKDSDEDKNEVKGTDSDKDKDKDKDSDEDKYEDEGSDEDEYGDEDEDEYENEGSDEEKEEDEGSDEDEDEVEDEDEGSDEDKEEGEQYSVYDSESQSFPEPGLETTINYSVDMGHNDPP, from the exons ATGGCCAGCTGTCGCCACCACTCAGGATACCTGGCCGACGACGAGGCTGGCCACAGCACGTACATGACACGG CCACCCAAGAAGCCACTGTTGCCAGAAATGGGGTCAGCCTCCAAGCTGGGTCGTATGCCCCACCCACCATCAATGGATGGCAACTCAGCTTACCGGGGCCACCGCCAAACTGCTAAGGGCCCTCAGGCTTTTGGTAGCTTCTTGGATTTCCTGACTGAGGGCCAGGTGTTAGACAGCCTACAGACAGTGGTGGAGGAGGCAACAGAGCGCATGGCTGCTATGAAGACAGAGGCTGGGGTGCCACTGGTAGAGGTCCAGGACCCAATTGAGGTGCCAAGTGGTAGGCGGCCACGTGTTCGACCCAGCTTCAGCACTGTGCACCGACACCGTGCTCAGCCTAGCCTCTGTACTGGACGCCCCAACAATTACCCATCTTGCTCCAGCTCCATGTCTGACTCCCATAGCAGCCTCACAGCTGGCTGTCTGGGCTCCCACAGCTGGAACAGTGACTTGGGTGCACAAGGCTTAGGCTCAGTGCCACCCATGAGGGACAAACTTCTACTGGAGAAAAACCTCAAGCGACTACGGCGGTTGGAGAAGAAAGGG aaAGGCCTGAGTCAGCCCAGTTCCAAGAGGGACTCCCTGCTATGGGACTCACTGGGCAGCCAGGCCAGCAGCCAGCGGACCCGGGAGCAGCCATTGTCTTGGTTCTCAGGGCTGCTGGGCTCCAGACCAGGCACTCCTGAAGCATCAGAGATGGGACCTGGAGAACGAGAGCTGTTTTTCCTCAAACGAGAATTCAACAAGGAGATGAAATCTTTGCTGAGCCAGCCAGCATCCTTTGACTTGCCTGGCTACTGTTCAGTCCGTCAGCCCCATTGCACCCTGGACTTCCTGGCTAAGCACCACCTCTTTCCTGCTCTGCAGACTGTGGTCAGCCAGGCTGTGGACAAGCTCAGTTGTGCCCGTCGCCCAGATGGCTGCCCTCTTTTTCCTGTCAACTGCGATCCCAACCCAGCATTGTCATTTAACTTGCTACCACAAGACTCCAGGATGGTCACACCCACCAGGAGAAGGGAGCACTATGATTCTTTCCTCAGTAGAGCCTCCAGCTCCAAGATAACTCCCAGAAAAACTAAGGGCAAACGGGGCTCCCCCCCTGTGTCTAATGCTCAGGTGGCCACCAAACTCAGGCTCAAG AGCCCCAGTGTCAAGTTCACGAAGAAGAAGTCGTTGCCTTCCATCTCATCCAAGTCCAGCATGTCCCACCTCTCCAACCCCTGGTACGAGGAGCTCATCAACTTCTTGGTTGAACAGGCAGTCTCCTTGCTCATCTGCAAGTACAAGTTTGAGAACAACCTCAATAAGCAGCTTGGCTTCATCTCCTTCCCAATCACTGAGACACTCATGGACCTTTTCCTGGGCTTCAAGAAAGTGAAGGGCTCCCATATCCGCCTGTCCTCGAAGATAGACTGGCGCTGCCTGTTGCACAAGCTGGAGGAGGACCATTTGCTACATCAGGCCTCAAGGCAGGCCTCGCGGCTGGGAGCCCACCATCCCAGTAGCATCTCCCAGGTTGGTGCTTCCCAGGTCAGTGCCTCCCACGCCAGCACCTCCCACCATCGTGTTCCCCATTTTGGCCCCTCATGGCGTAGCACAGTGCCCCTCACCCCACAATCTACCATGCATCCTGAGCCAGTAACTGACCGGAccaaggcccaggcccaggcccagacccattcccaggcccaggcccagacCCATTCCCAGGCCCAGACCCAttcccaggcccaggcccaggcttaTTCCCAGACCCGGGCCCAGGCCCAttcccaggcccaggcccaggcccaggccataCAGCCTGGCCCTTCCCTCAACATTGAGCTACCAATCCTCCAGCTACACAGCACTCAGGAGCCTACTACAGAAGAGGGGAAGATACCCACAAGCCTATCAGAGCCCAAGCTGTCTGTGTCATCCACCACCAGCATGGGCTTCAGTCCTCCTGAGTCCAAGGAAATGGTGAATGTCGAGGACATTGATGGCAGTGACAAAGACAAGGATAAGGACAGTGATGAGGACAAGAATGAGGTTAAGGGCACTGATAGTGATAAGGACAAGGACAAGGATAAGGACAGTGATGAGGACAAGTATGAGGATGAGGGCAGTGATGAGGATGAGTATGGTGATGAGGATGAGGACGAGTATGAGAATGAGGGCAGTgatgaggaaaaggaggaggatgaAGGCAGTGATGAGGATGAGGATGAGGTCGAGGATGAGGATGAGGGCAGTGATGAGGACAAGGAGGAGGGTGAGCAGTATTCTGTGTATGACAGCGAGTCCCAGAGCTTCCCTGAGCCTGGATTGGAGACAACCATTAACTACTCTGTGGACATGGGCCACAATGACCCCCCATGA
- the Sdf2l1 gene encoding stromal cell-derived factor 2-like protein 1 yields the protein MWSAGRLRAAGPALLGLLLALLVPDGGTSKTSEGLVTCGSVLKLLNTHHRVRLHSHDIKYGSGSGQQSVTGVEASDDANSYWRIRGGSEGGCPRGIPVRCGQAVRLTHVLTGKNLHTHHFLSPLSNNQEVSAFGEDGEGDDLDLWTVRCSGQHWEREAAVRFQHVGTSVFLSVTGEQYGSPIRGQHEVHGMPSANTHNTWKAMEGIFIKPGVEPSAGHDEL from the exons ATGTGGAGCGCGGGCCGCTTGAGGGCTGCCGGACCGGCGCTTCTGGGGCTGCTGCTGGCGCTCTTGGTGCCGGACGGTGGCACTTCCAAGACCAGCGAGGGACTAGTGACCTGCGGGTCGGTGCTGAAGCTGCTCAACACGCACCACAGGGTGCGACTGCACTCACACGACATCAAATACGGATCCG GCAGCGGCCAACAATCCGTGACCGGTGTGGAGGCATCGGACGACGCCAATAGCTACTGGAGGATCCGTGGCGGCTCGGAGGGCGGGTGCCCGCGTGGGATCCCGGTACGCTGTGGCCAGGCTGTGCGGCTCACCCACGTGCTCACTGGCAAAAACTTGCACACTCACCACTTCTTGTCGCCGCTATCCAATAACCAG GAGGTGAGTGCCTTTGGGGAAGACGGTGAGGGTGATGACCTGGACCTGTGGACAGTGCGCTGCTCTGGGCAGCACTGGGAGCGGGAGGCTGCTGTGCGTTTCCAGCACGTGGGTACCTCTGTGTTCCTGTCAGTCACTGGTGAGCAGTACGGGAGTCCCATCCGTGGGCAACATGAGGTGCATGGCATGCCCAGTGCGAACACACATAATACATGGAAGGCCATGGAAGGCATCTTCATCAAGCCTGGTGTGGAGCCCTCTGCAGGTCATGATGAACTCTGA